The Armatimonadota bacterium genome contains the following window.
ACCGATTACGTCGTCGCCGGCGAATCCCCCGGCTCCAAGTACGACCAGGCCCGGCGCCTGGGCGTCACCATCCTCGACGAAGACGAGTTTCGCAAGTTGGTAGAGAGAGCCGTGTAGAACGTCTGCGGACGCGTTGGCAACGCATGCGGGCCGGCGAGGCGGGTCGCCGGTTCCGCGTGGCTAGGTCGCTCCGCGACCGCCACCCCGGCGGCTTCGCCGCCTAGGGGCCGGCAGGAACCGCGTTGGGGACGACCGAACTAATAGCCCGCGGGCGCCGTCTAACTGGCTGTAGGTGATGTGGCTAGGTCGCTCCGCGACCGCCACCCCGCCCCGAGGCAGTCGGGGCTAGGGGCCGGGCCCGGTTCGCGTTATCGTCAACGTAGCTTCTGGCACTCCGCGCTAACGGGGGAACCATGGAGTGAGAGCGGGGCACGCCGCGATGGGTGTTGGCCTGCGAGTCGCCGGGATCGCGCTGGGGATGCTGGTTGTCGGCGTCTCAAGCGCGCGAGCGGCGGACGTGCGCACGCGCATCACCTATGGTTTCGACGGAGTGGCCAGAACCGAGTACTGGTCCACGGTTGCGGTCGAGCTGGCGAACGACGGTCCCGAGCGGGAGGGGCTGCTGCTGCTGGCCCCGCTCGACCGGTCGGTCGCGCGCCGCTGCGAGAAGCGCGCATGTCTCGTGCGTCTGCCCCGCGGTTCGCAGCAGCGATACGACCTCTTCTGGCGCGACGCGAGTCGCATGGGCGCACGCCCGGCGGCGGTGTTCCCCGGCGCCGCCGCGCGCGAGGCGGCGATCACCCCGATTGACGAGTCCCAGACCATGCTCGTCGCTGTCGGCTTCGCCCCGGGCGCGCTGCAATTCCTGGCCAACACCAGGCGTATTCGCTTGACGCAGCACTCCTCTCGCGGCGGCACCCCTGCGGGGCCCGCGCCGCCCGGCGTGATTGTGCCCGTTCACGTGCGCCCCGAGCGCCTGCCCGAGTCCCCTTTGGCCTACTACCAGGCCGACCTGCTGGCGCTGGGGCCCCTGTTCGCCAGTGACCTCAGCGCCGCGACCCAGGCGGCGATCACCTCGTGGGTGCGCACGGGCGGCAACCTCGTCATCACCGGCGGCGCCGACGTCGCCCGGCTGCAACACCCATTCTTCGCCGGCCTGCTGCCGGTTGAAGGGCTAAGCTCTTCATCGGTGACGCTGCGCAGCGGGCTGGCGGCTTACGGTCCGGCGGTGTCGGAGCCCGCGGCGGTCGCCGTCGGCCTGCCCAAGCCCGGCACGCGAGTGCTGGCCCAGGAAGCGGGCGTGCCCATCATCGTGCGTGGGCGCGTCGGGTCCGGCACGGTGACCTTCTGGGCCTTCGATCCTTCACAGCCGCCGCTGGCCGCGTGGGGGGGGCAGGAGAAGCTGTGGCTCGACATGTTCGACGATCGCGCGCGCGTCTATTCTCTCGGCGACCTCATCGGCGCCTCTCTCTGGTACGGTTCTGGTACGGTTTACGGTTCCCAGTTGTCGACCTCGCTGCGCGGTGCCCTGACCGGCATCAAGCAGGTGCAGACGCCGCCCGTCATCGCGGTGTGGGGCTTCCTCGGCCTCTACTTCGTCTTGCTGATCCCGGTCAACTACTGGACGCTCGGGCGCCTGAAGCGGCGCGAGCTGGCATGGGCCACCACGCCCCTCATCGTTGCCGTGTTCTGCGCCGGCGCCTACGCCTTCGGCTACGCGGTCAAGGGCCCGCGGCTGCTGGTCAAGCAAGCGACGATCCTGGAGGCGGGGGAGGGCTCGTCCGAGGCGCTGGCGATGAGCCACTTCGGCGTTTTCTCGCCCGTGCGCCGGTCCTACGATATCCACGTCCGACTGCCCGGCGCCGTGGTGAGCGAGACCGGTGCCGATCCCTTCGGCCGATCCCAGGGCCCCGCCGCGGATGCCGGCGTCTTCCGCGATGAGCGCGAGGCCTGGGTGGAGAATGCCCGGATACCGATGTGGGGAATGAGAACCTTCGTCGCCAACGGCGTGGTGGAGCTGGGCGGTCCCATCCGCGCCGTCGTCCGATGCTCCCCCGCGGGCGACCTCACCGGATGGATCGAGAACGCCAGCCTGCAGACGCTGCGGGGGGCGTGCGTGGTGGTGCCGGTGCTGCCGGGGCCGACCGGAATGGTGCAGCTCGGGGACCTGCCCCCCGGCAAGAAGGTGCACCTCGACCTGGCCGTCCGCTCCGCCGGTAGTCTCTACCAGGTCGGGGTGCTGCTGGGGCACGCCGAGGCCTCCCTGATGGCGCCCGCCAAGACGCCGACCCAAGTGGCGCTGGTGTGCAGGCTTGCGCGCTCCCCCGTGATTGTGGAGGTGGGGCATGCGCGCGATTACGACAGTGAAACGTACATGCTCGTGCGGCTGCCGCTGCAGTAGCGCGTGCGCGGGGACCGGCGAACGACGCTGGGCGTGAACCTGATGCGGAGTCTGATCACGGACAACCCGGTGGTGCGGCGGGAGGCGCGGCTGCGGTTCTGGCGCACGTGGCCGCGGTACGTCAAGCTGGCGGCGCTGATCGGCTCCGCGGGGGGCGTCGCGCTCCTCGCAAAGTGGAGCCTGTGGTTCATCCCGGGGGGCAAGGGTAATGCCGCGAACGCATCGCTGCTGGTGATGTGGGGCGTCACCATGGCCGTGGCCGCCGCCCTGGTGGGCGCGCGCAGCGTCGCGGGGGAGCGCGAGGTGCGCACCTGGGAGCAGGTGATCATCACCCGCCTGCGGCCGCGGCACATCATCGCGGGCAAGGTGCTGGGAGTGATGTGGCAGGTCGCGGTCCCAGCCGGGGTGTTAGCGCCCGGCCTGTGGATATGGCTGCTGCACACGGATCATCTGATGGCCGGGCCCGCGCCTGATGTCTTGGCATTGCTGTTCGCTCCCGCGGGGCAGGTTGCAGGCTTCGGCTCCGGCTCCGGCTCCTATCCCGGCGCGTTCTGGCTGTTCGCGGCGTCGCTGCTGTGGATCGCCCAGGGGGCGGCCATCGGCGTCTTCGCCTCCCTGCGCTACCGCAGCACCGTCACCTCCGGTGCGGTAGCGCTGCTCCTGCTCGCGATCACGCTGGGGCTCGATCTGACGTTCCTCCTGTATGGGGGGTACATTCTGGCGTCCGACGTCTCCACGCTGGGGGTCGCGCAACTGGCGATCATCACCATCGTCGGATCGTTCGTCTTTCCGATCCTGCCCATCCTTATCATCATGGGGCTGGCCGCCTACGAGTTCGCCGAGTTCGACCGCTGGCTGCAGACGAGTGCGGCTGGCGCCGGGAGGTAACATGGCCGCCGTACTGGAGATGGCAGGGCTGACCAAGCGTTTCGGCGATGTAGTCGCGGTCAACGACCTGGCGCTGTCGCTGGCGCCGGGCGACTGCTTCGGCTTCATCGGCCCCAACGGCGCCGGCAAGACCACCACCATCCGCATCATCGCCACCTTGCTCGACCCCACCGCCGGCACGGTACGCGTGGACGGCGCCGATGTGCGCACCCAGGTGGAGTACGTCCGCAGCGTTGTCGGCTACATGCCGGATTTCTTCGGCGTCTATGACGACGTCACGGTGCTCGAGTACCTCGACTTCTTCGCCGCCGCGTACCGCATTCCGTTCGCGCGCCGCCGGCGCATCATTGACGACGTGCTGGAGCTCGCCGACCTCGGCGGCAAACGCGATACCTTTGTGGACGTTCTGTCGCGCGGCATGAAGCAGCGCCTGTGCCTGGCCAAGACCCTGGTGCACGACCCCAAGCTGCTGCTGCTGGACGAGCCCGCCTCCGGCCTCGACCCGCGCGCGCGCGTCGAGATCAAGGAGCTGCTGCGCGAGCTCACGCGCATGGGCAAGACGGTGTTCGTATCCTCGCACATCCTGCCCGAGCTGGCCGACATCTGCAATAAGATCGGCATTATCGAGCAGGGGCGGCTGCTGGTCAGCGGCGGGGTGCAGGAGATCATGCGCCAGGTGGTGGGCGCCGCCACCTTGCGCATCCGCACCGCCGACGGGGGCCTGGCGGCGGTGGTTGACTTCCTGCAAACTTATCCCGGCATCGCCTCCGCGCAAGTGCAGGATGACACGGTCGTCGCACACTGCGATAGCAGCGGCGTGGAGCAGGCGGCGCTGCTGCGCTGCCTGGTGGAGCGCGGTTTCCCCGTGGTCGCCTTCCACGAGACCGAGGCCGACCTGGAGGATGTCTTCATGCGCGTCACGCGCGGGATCGTGAGTTGACGATGGGTACGCGGTCCGCGATGGCCGACCGGCTGCACCTGTGGAGTCCGGTGCTGGTCAAGGAGCTGCGCACGCGCATGCGCGGCGCGCGCCCGGCGTGGCTGCAGGCGGGCTATGTCTTCGCCATGATGGTGGTGATGGGCTTCGCCTACGCTGCCAGCGCGGGACTCAGCGTCAACCCCTACGGCCCCATGGGCTTCCAGCTCGGGCGCACGCTGTACAAGGCGATACTCATCACCCAGGCGGTGCTGGTGGCGCTGATCGTGCCGGGCCTGACCGCGGGCGCGGTCTCCAGCGAGCTGGAGCAGAAGACCTATGACATGCTGGCCTCGACGCGCCTGCGTTCGCGGCAGGTCGTGCTGGGGAAGCTGCTCAGCGCGTGGCTGTTCGCCGCCCTGCTGCTGACGACCTCGCTGCCCCTGGCCGCCCTGTGCCTGCTGTTCGGCGGCGTGTCGCCGGCGGAAGTCCTCTGGAGCTACGGCTTGGCCGCCCTCACCGCGCTTCTGCTGGCGGCCATCGGCCTGTGGTGGAGCAGCCTGGTCGCCCGCAGCCTGGTCGCGGTGGTGGGCGCTTACGCGACCATGGGCGCCTTCATGATCGGCTCGGCGGTGCTCATCATCCTTCCCAATCCCATGCTTGGCAGCAGCTATCCTCCGGGCCCTTCGGTCTTCGCCGCGCTCAACCCGGTTGCGGCCGTCTTCTACGCGACCGAGACGCCGCCGGTCTACGGCCATCCCACGCCCGCGGGCGCGGCGGCCGCGGTGCTGCTGGTGCTGACGGCGCTGCTGCTTGCCGCCGCCGCGTCGCAGCGTCTGCCCCTGCTCGGCCGGCGATGCGGCATCAAGGTACGCGGGCTCATGCTGGTGCTATTCGTGATCTTCACCGCCCTGGCCGTCGGCAACCTCGGCGAGGGCCTGCGCGCGTCGCACGCCCCGGCGGACGTACGCCGCTCCATTGGCGTGGCGTTCTTCGCGCTCATCACCCTGGTCATGGCGCTTACCCCCGTGATCGCGGTCGGAGAGATCAACGATCCGCCGCGCGAAGGGTTCGCGCGCTGGCTGGCGGGTGGCCTGTCACCCCGCCGCTGGCTGCAGCCGCAGGTGCGTTCGGCGTTTCCCTTCCTCGCTTTGCTCGCGCTCGCCGGCGGCGGCATTATCCTCGGCGGGCTGCGATACTTCGTCCCCGCCTTGACCGCCGCTGGGCTGCGACCGCTTTGGGGAATGATCATCCTCACCATCGCCGCCACCTTCGGGCTGAGCATGGTGGGCATGTGGATGGCCCTCGCCATGCCCGGCTTTCGCGGCCGGGTGACGGTGGCTGTCGGCATAGTCATCACCTACCTGGTCACGCTGGTCGTCGCCGGCGGCGCCGCCGCCGCCGCGGCCTCCGGCGCCCCCATGCCGGGCGCGGCCCTGGTCCATCTCAATCCGGCGGTAGCGGCGCTATATCTGGCCGGCGTCTTTGCCTCCATCAAGGGCGTACACCTTTACAGCTCACTGCGAAGCGCGGTGACCGTCACCTCCGGCATCTACATCGCCGCGGGTCTGGTTGGGCTCGCGGGCGCGGGGACGAGTTTCCGTCGGCGGAGGCGAAAGGCAGCCGATGGCGACCAGGGCTGAAAATGCACCGGCAGAGGCTCCTGCTGCGATCCTGCTCGCGGCGGTGGGGCGCCTGCGCCGACGCGCGCGTTGGCTGCGCGCCGAGCGCGCCGCCAGCCGGGGGCTGGCGGCGGGTCTGGGCCTGGGCGCGGCGGTGCGCCTGCTCGAGATCGTCCACTTGGTCGCCCCCGCCGCGTGGTGGTATGCCGCGGTCGCGCTCGTTCCCGCGGTGGCGGCCTGGGCATGGAGCTTCACCCATCCGCCAGGCGCACTCGCGGTCGCGGCGGCGGCGGACGAGCGCCTGGGCATCAAGGATCGCAGCGCCAGCGCCGTCGCTCTGGGCGAGTCCGCACACCCCATGACCGCGGCCCTCATCGCCGACGCGGCGGAACACATCACGGCCGCGCCTCCGCGCCGGGTATTCAAGCGGCGGCTCGGGCGCCGCGTGTGGCCGCCCGCGGCGGCGGGCGCCGCCCTCGCGCTCGCGATCTTCCTGCCTCAATGGCCCGCCTTGCAGTCGGCGCAGGCGCGCACCGCTCGCGCCGAGCGCCGGGCCCAGGCCCAGCAACTCGAAGACCTGGCGGCGGAGCTCGAAAGACGCGCCGACCCCACGACCGAGGATCTCGCCAGACAGGTGGCGGAGAACCTGCGCCGGCTCGGCCGCGACCTGCGCAGCCCGGCGATGACCGAGAAGCGCGCCGTGATGCGCCTGAAGGAGACCGCCGCCCAGCTCGCCGCGGCGCGCGCCCAGATCGAGCAGGACTCGCCCAAGTCGCTCGCCCAGGCCGGCGCCGAGCTGTCTCGGCTCGCCGAGCAGCAGGTGGTGGCGAAGCAGGCCGACCGTCTGCGCGACTTGCGCGACCTGGCGCAGCTCAAACAGGCGGGGCTGAAGGAGGTCGAGACCCTGGAGCAACTGGCCGAGCTGCCGGCCCAGGACTTCGAGAAGTTCAAGCACTTGCCGCAGTTGAAAGGGCTGAGCGAGGAGCAGATGCGCCGGCTCGCGGAGCTGGCAAAGCGCGAGCGCGCACGCCAACTGTATGCGAACCTGGAGCTGCCGCAGGACCTCCTCGATGCCTTGAGCGAGCTGTTCGCCAAGGAGGACTACCTGTCCGCGCTGGAGCTGATGCAGACGGTGATGGAGAAGCTGGGCGAGCGGCTGGAGGCGCAGCAGGCGGGGAAGGCGCCCCCGCTCACCGACGAGGAGTTGAAACGCCTGCAAGCCGAGCTGAAGGAGCTGGCGGAGCTGCTGAAAAACACCAACCTGGACCAGCTGGCGCAGAGGCTGCGCGCGACGGCGGAGAGGCTGTCGCGGATGGACATCGAGGAGCTGCTGAAGCGGCTGAAGGAATGCGAGAGCTGCGCAGGATGCCAGGGATGCCGGGCCGGGCTGGGGCTGCTGCCGGGGCTGGGGGCGGGCATGGGCCTGGTCCCGGGCGTAGGCAGCGGCATCGGTCCCGGCATCGGTCCCGGCGACAGCCGCAGCCGCTACCAGCCCGGGATGGTGGACCGGCCCACGGGCAGTCCCCAGCGCACGACGGTGCCGCTGAGCGACGTCAATATCCGCGGCCAGTTCGGGGACCGGGGCGACGTCGCGGCGACTGAAGTCTATGTCCCCCCCTCGTCCGGCGGGGAGCGGGGCAAGGTGCCGTACTTCCGCGTCTTGCCGAGCTATCGCGAGCGGGCGGAGGATGCGCTGCGGCGGGAGGAAGTGCCGCCGGAGCAGCGGGCGCGGGTCAAGCGGTATTTCGACGCGCTGACCGCGGAATGAACGGAGAGAGCGAAATGGATGAGGCAGCGCAGGCGCAGGCGCAGGCGGAGCGGTTTCGCGCGGATTTCGCGTCGCTGCGCGGCGCCGTCGCGCGGGTGATCGTCGGCATGGAGGGAATCGTGGACGGCACGCTGGCGGCGCTCTTCGCGGGCGGGCACGTGCTGCTGGAGGGCGTCCCCGGGCTGGGCAAGACCCTGCTGGTGCGCACCCTGGCGCAGGCGCTGCATCTCGAGTTCTCGCGCATCCAGTTCACCCCCGACCTCATGCCCGCGGACATCACCGGCACCAACATCCTCTACGAAAGCGACAGCGGCGGGCGCCAGTTCCGCTTCGAGCCGGGGCCGGTGTTCGCCAACATCGTCCTCGCCGACGAGATCAACCGCGCCACGCCCAAGACGCAGTCGGCCCTGCTGGAGGCGATGCAGGAGCACTCCGTCACCGTCGCGGGCACCGGGCGCCGGCTGGAGGAGCCGTTCTTGGTGCTGGCGACGCAGAACCCGATCGAGATGGAGGGCACCTATCCCCTGCCGGAGGCGCAGCTCGATCGCTTCCTGTTCAAGCTGCTGGTGCCGTTCCCGAGCCTGGAGCAACTCGGGGTCATCATGGATCGCACCACCTCCGCGTCCGAGCCCACGGTGGAGCCGGTGCTGACCGGGGCGCGCGTGCTGGAGATGATGCGCCTGGTGCGGTCGGTGCCAATCGCGCCCCACGTGCAGGAGCTTGCGATGCGGGTGGTGCTGGCGACGCACCCGGACCAGGAGTCGGCGCCGGAGAGCGTGCGGCGCTACGTGCGCTACGGCGCGAGCCCGCGGGCAGGGCAGGCGCTGGTGCTGGGGGGCAAGGTGCAGGCGCTGCTGGACCGCCGCTACAACGTCGCCGTGGCCGACCTGCGCGCGGTGGCCGCGGCGGCGCTGCGCCATCGCCTGGTGCTCAATTTCGAGGGCGAGGCGGATGCCGTCGCCCCCGACCTCCTGGTCGCCGACGCGCTGAAAACCGCGGCCGTCGCCCACCCCGCGTTGGAAGTATGATCGTGGCCGATACGCACCCCGCCAGCGCACCCGCGCCGCCCCGCGAGGGCGCAGCCGAAGTGGCTAGGGCTTTGCCCGCCACGGCGGCCGCAGGCCTAGCCGCCCTGCTCTCGCCCGGGTTCCTGCGCAGCCTGGAGCGCCTGCGCCTGGTGTCGCGGCGCACCTTCCTCGGCCGCCAGCGCGGGGAACGCCGCAGCCCGCGTCGCGGCGCCTCGGTCGAGTTCGCCGATTTCCGCAACTACGTCCCGGGCGACGACCCGCGCCATCTCGATTGGAATGCATGTGCGCGCCTGTCGCGCCTGTTTCTCAAGCTCTTCGTCGAGGAGGAGGACCTCTACGTAACCGTGCTGGTGGACACCAGCGAATCCATGTCGTTCGGCGAGCCGAGCAAGGCCTGGTGCGCGCGGCAGGCGGCGGCGGCCATCGCCTATGTCGGGCTGTGCAGCCTCGATCGCCTGTCGGTCTATGGATTCGCGCCGCGGCTGGGGGAGCGCCTGGGGCCGCTGCGGGGGCGCGGGTGCGCGCCCCAGTGCCTGCGCTGGTTGGCTGAGCTGCCGGTCGGCGGCGCCACCGACCTCGCGGGCGCGCTCAAGGCGTTTGCGGTGCGGGCGGTCAAGCCGGGGGTGGCGGTGGTGATCTCCGACTTCCTGGCGCCCGACTACCAGCAGGGGCTCAAGGCGCTGATCCAACGGCGCCACGATGTGACCGCCCTGCAGGTGCTGGCGCCGGAGGAGATCGCTCCGGGGCTGGCCGGCGACCTGCGCCTGATAGATGCCGAGACGGGTGAGGCGCGTGAAATCAGCATCACCCGGGGGCTGCTGCGCGAGTACGGCCGGCGGCTGGACGAGCACCAGTCCGGCTTCCACCGTTTCTGCCTGCGCTACGGCATCAACGGCGTGCAACTGGTCGCCGGCGAGTCGTTCGAGGAGCTGGCGCTGCGCGCACTGTGGCGGCAGCGGCTGGTGACCTGACATGCATCTTCTCGCGCCAGGCGCGCTGTTAT
Protein-coding sequences here:
- a CDS encoding ABC transporter ATP-binding protein, giving the protein MAAVLEMAGLTKRFGDVVAVNDLALSLAPGDCFGFIGPNGAGKTTTIRIIATLLDPTAGTVRVDGADVRTQVEYVRSVVGYMPDFFGVYDDVTVLEYLDFFAAAYRIPFARRRRIIDDVLELADLGGKRDTFVDVLSRGMKQRLCLAKTLVHDPKLLLLDEPASGLDPRARVEIKELLRELTRMGKTVFVSSHILPELADICNKIGIIEQGRLLVSGGVQEIMRQVVGAATLRIRTADGGLAAVVDFLQTYPGIASAQVQDDTVVAHCDSSGVEQAALLRCLVERGFPVVAFHETEADLEDVFMRVTRGIVS
- a CDS encoding ABC transporter permease — its product is MGTRSAMADRLHLWSPVLVKELRTRMRGARPAWLQAGYVFAMMVVMGFAYAASAGLSVNPYGPMGFQLGRTLYKAILITQAVLVALIVPGLTAGAVSSELEQKTYDMLASTRLRSRQVVLGKLLSAWLFAALLLTTSLPLAALCLLFGGVSPAEVLWSYGLAALTALLLAAIGLWWSSLVARSLVAVVGAYATMGAFMIGSAVLIILPNPMLGSSYPPGPSVFAALNPVAAVFYATETPPVYGHPTPAGAAAAVLLVLTALLLAAAASQRLPLLGRRCGIKVRGLMLVLFVIFTALAVGNLGEGLRASHAPADVRRSIGVAFFALITLVMALTPVIAVGEINDPPREGFARWLAGGLSPRRWLQPQVRSAFPFLALLALAGGGIILGGLRYFVPALTAAGLRPLWGMIILTIAATFGLSMVGMWMALAMPGFRGRVTVAVGIVITYLVTLVVAGGAAAAAASGAPMPGAALVHLNPAVAALYLAGVFASIKGVHLYSSLRSAVTVTSGIYIAAGLVGLAGAGTSFRRRRRKAADGDQG
- a CDS encoding AAA family ATPase yields the protein MDEAAQAQAQAERFRADFASLRGAVARVIVGMEGIVDGTLAALFAGGHVLLEGVPGLGKTLLVRTLAQALHLEFSRIQFTPDLMPADITGTNILYESDSGGRQFRFEPGPVFANIVLADEINRATPKTQSALLEAMQEHSVTVAGTGRRLEEPFLVLATQNPIEMEGTYPLPEAQLDRFLFKLLVPFPSLEQLGVIMDRTTSASEPTVEPVLTGARVLEMMRLVRSVPIAPHVQELAMRVVLATHPDQESAPESVRRYVRYGASPRAGQALVLGGKVQALLDRRYNVAVADLRAVAAAALRHRLVLNFEGEADAVAPDLLVADALKTAAVAHPALEV
- a CDS encoding DUF58 domain-containing protein, with the translated sequence MADTHPASAPAPPREGAAEVARALPATAAAGLAALLSPGFLRSLERLRLVSRRTFLGRQRGERRSPRRGASVEFADFRNYVPGDDPRHLDWNACARLSRLFLKLFVEEEDLYVTVLVDTSESMSFGEPSKAWCARQAAAAIAYVGLCSLDRLSVYGFAPRLGERLGPLRGRGCAPQCLRWLAELPVGGATDLAGALKAFAVRAVKPGVAVVISDFLAPDYQQGLKALIQRRHDVTALQVLAPEEIAPGLAGDLRLIDAETGEAREISITRGLLREYGRRLDEHQSGFHRFCLRYGINGVQLVAGESFEELALRALWRQRLVT